CTCTCCCAGCTCTCCCCGCTGCGGAGCACCGGAGTGTGGGGACCTGCTCGCGGCGCGGCCCCCGCCTCAGCAGGCTTTCCCCGGCCCCTGGCAGCCCAGCATCAGCTTCACCCTCCGTCCACCTCCGGCCGAGGAGCCTCCGATCGCCAAGAACCTCCCCGCACTACAGCAGAtctgcgaggaggaggaggaggaggaggaagaagaggaagaggaagaagaagaagaagaagaggaggaggaggaggtggtggtggactGTGTTTTGGCAAAGGAGGGTGAGTGGTTCGTGGCCCAGCCAGAAAGAATAGCTGAGGAGATGTCTGATGGTGCAGACAATCAAAAGTGCAGGAaggaggaacaagaagaagaattagGAGGCTTAGTGGAGAttgtggaggaagagggagagcaggaagaacaggaagaagTGGATTTGGAGAAAGAAGACAGTGGGTGTGTGATCTCAGACCAGCCGGTGAGTCACGGAGACATACCTGTCACTCAGACACCTGACGTCCCACCATCGTCTCTGCCTGCTCTGGGGGTACCGTGCTGCCGGACGCCGCCGGACGCCACGGGCCCCGTGGAAGGACGGGACGAGGAGATGgaacccaacaacaacaccgacaaacctccccctctcctcccggAGTCCCCCGCGCCCGCCGTGCCGGCGTCCCCCACCGGACTCGCGCTGAACGAGGAGGAGTCGCAAAACGCGGAGCGAGGCGAGAAGACtgaggaggggggcgggaggGAGGACCCCCCAGCGGACCGACCCCAGCCCCACAGCGTGCCGGGGAAGCGGCACAGCATCAAGCTGCGCGAGAGACTCTTCCAGTTCCCCCTGTGCGAGAAGGCCCTGGCCTTCAACATACCGACGCACAACAAGCCCAAAATCCTGCCGCTGGCTCAGTACAACTGCTGCCACGTGCTGTGAGTGggacctcccccccccatccccccagaGCGGGGCGTGTACAGCTTCATACCTACAAACACCTCCAGCGTCGTGCTTGTGTGATGGACGTCGTGTTAAGCTAGCGGTGGTGTACAGCACAGGAGAATGACAACGAGTAGACGGGGAGCAATCTGTTGCTCAGAAACGATAGCGGGCGACAGGGAGAGATGAGGCGTAACCGTTTCTATTGAATAAGCTatagtcttttctttttgttttgtttaaaaggtGCCTATACAACGATGAAAATGGGTTTCACACTGTACATGCATGGCCTCCGCGTCATTGTGGTTctgactgtaaaataaaaagtctgAATGGCTCAGTAGATCCATGATTTCATATTTTACAACATGTGAACTAGAATAAAGTGTGAACCAGCTAGTTTTCCTCGTCCCTTTGCACAGCCGGCTTGTCATTGGTTCAAAAAGCTCTCACTATCAGATCCATTGTGAGACTGACAGACTGTTATGATATGATGTATGATACTGTGTAATATATGCCCAAGACTGAGCTGATGCCGTGACTCTCTGTACTCTGTAATCCTAAAAGTCGACTTGATATGATGGCGTGTCCTGACATACTGTATAAAACCCACGGATCGGATCACTAATCGGGATGCAGGTCTTCCATCGTATTCGAACTTGTTCTTTTTATTCACACGGAGCGGCGGCGGATTTGATCGGGACAGATTTGTTTTGGATGacgttcctttttttcttttcttctgtttttatgACATGTGACTGCATGTTATTACTGTTATTTATCACGATATACCTCCATGTGTCTTGGATCTGACGGGGACGTAGTTCTTGTGTAACTGTAAGTACCTTGAGGTAATCCACTGAATGATGAATTGCACACAGCAGCAGGTAGCTTTATGCCAGCTTTGCCCTTGGACTGATGGATTAGATGTGTTGGTTATTTAGACCAAATACCTTATTATGTAGCTGAggagtctcccccccccccctgcccctctATGGTATTATTATACCGTACAATGCCTCTCTGTATTCCTCCATTTtatcatactgtatatttatattccctctttttttttgaagcCGAGACCAGaagtgaaaatgttttgtaAGGTTAAAGAAGGCCAAAGCTGTACAATAAGATGAATTCCAGTCGGTCACTGCAGCCTCACGGGTACAACTAGTTGGATttgtctattttttatttttattttttttaaagcgtgcCATCCGGGATAGGACGCTCATATTTCATCAGCCGcataattgttattattttttaaatcccattATTTGTTCCTGCGTGATTGCAGCCCGTCTCCCCTCAGTGTGGTCGTGTCTACTGACCTGCGTTCTAACGAGGACCGCGTCTCCACGGAGCTGTGAagttatttttctgtatttatttattaaaatggatTAAATCAACTGCTATGTGTGTGCCGTGTGCTGATTTTAGAGGGAACGTGGGAAGTGGTAGTGTGCCGTGTTGTTgctcacatacacatacacacacacacacacacacacacacactgacagaactAAATATCCCCTTCTGGACACAGGCTGGATTACATCATCTAAGAAGAACTTCATAGAGACCAACAGATCTTCTCAGAGGTAAGATACTCTATTAATGACAAGCTGTCTAATATTGTTGAATATTGAGAGCACATACAACATATTCTTAATTTCAGTGGcatctttagcttctttctAAACTTCTTGAAAACCAACGAAATTATAATATGTGGCCTATGATAGACATCCAGACATCATTCGGTCTGATTTACACAACCAGAGATGGATCATTGGACCTCATGCaagaacattttcatattcatatcttAACTTTCTCTTATTTAATTATGCCACGTCAGATGTAGCAAATGCTGCTAACCTCGGTTAACCATGTTACCTTGTTATGGTGACTGAGGCCAAATGGAGTCGCAGCGGcttttgatatatataaatcacatatatatatatatatatatatatatatatatatatatatatatatatatatataatcgaATAGAACATGATTATATaataagatgcccctatgaaccttgttagggttaaagtgtgtctgtttttattcacctcctcatgtgtttcttcacctcaatcctgtgtcTGTTGTCCAGCTGggagtgacgttcactttgtccaatatggctgcttgacggagttatccatgtgtgtgcatgtttactTAATTCTTTTAAGTGCTTCATGTCCGATAAAAAGTCTAAATGGATTATGTCCTGAAAGAAGTACTAGTACAGTATgttaaaaactgtttttaaaaagtcagagTAATATGTCGAAAACATGTCGTATAGTAGGTCTAAATGTCATAAAAAGCCATACATAATACAgaaatatagtttaaaaaatacCGTAGTATTATATTGTTATAGTATGACAAAAGGTTTCTGTTAATGGACTAAATGATAAATATACTCATCATTTAGTCAAATGAATGGAGCAAAAAGGGTTGGAGAGAGGGATTCCTTTCAAAGAGTACAGACACGCAAACAACCAGTTTCCTTCTGTGAGTTTATTTAAGGACAACCTGCAAACATTAAACCTCCGTTCTCTGACCTGAAACCCTGACCAGGTTATCTAGTTTTAACCTTcgctatctcacacacacacacacacacacacacacacacacacacacacacacacacacaggtgtatcATTAATGTCAGGAGTGCACATTTACTGCCACAGGAGGAAGTCTCACCTCACTTCTGCATCTTCACTGAGGCATTTACTGTGAAAAGCTGCATGTGGAATTACATGGAAAGCGTAGAGTGCCTCCTGGTGGCTGGAAAGAATACTAACTCTTCAATAACTTATAAGGAAAAACcaaatgtcaaatgtatatcaaataaaaaatcacACCAGAAGTGTGAATGTAAAGGGACAGACTATTGGGTGAAGTAGTCGTTGCAGCACAGCAGGCGTCATTAGGCACACAACAGGTCGGCATGTGAGTGAAGACGGAAATAcgtacacatttaaaaatatatacatttgtaataGCAAAAGCACACAGCGGCTCTTTGGTAGCTCTCCATCACTTTCAAAGCCAATCAAATGTCGGTACATAGTTCGCTGTATtcaatgcacttattgtaagtcgctttggataaaagcgtcagctaaatgacatgtaatgtaatgtaatgtaattgcaTGTCACAGATGTGCCACGGTCCAATATTCCCTCTCCTTTtggctctgtttttggtctccacctgctcctcaggGAAATATATGGTCCCAGCTGCTAAAATATCaattatgttcaccagctagccTCTATCTTAGTgggttttttgggggaaaacaACTGAATTCTGACTGATGAGAGCAGTGCGAGTCGATCAAAACAGCAAAGATAAAAACCAAAACGATGAGCTCAGAGATGCTGTAACGCTCAGGtgggtgataattctctgtggTTTCATTATTATAAGGTTTTATAATTAAAGGTGTCCAAAGTG
Above is a genomic segment from Cyclopterus lumpus isolate fCycLum1 chromosome 6, fCycLum1.pri, whole genome shotgun sequence containing:
- the snrkb gene encoding SNF related kinase b — its product is MDTSGESTNGQDGHLDPRSLPGRSDLSGLYHLGRTLGRGHFAVVKLARHVSTRQLVAVKMIDKTKLDVMAASHLLQEVRCMRLVQHPNVVRLYEVIDTPTTLYLIMELAEGGDLYDYILRHEGGVAEGTAKRHFAQIVRAVAYCHQLHVVHRDLKPENVVFFPQQGAVKLTDFGFSNLFQPGTMLATSCGSLAYSAPEILLGEEYDAPAVDIWSLGVILYMLVCGAPPFQETNDSETLVMILDCRYRVPEHVSGGCRDLISRMLQKDPSHRASLQEIEAHDWLQGLDDALLSPEAPPHWLSGALSPSSPRCGAPECGDLLAARPPPQQAFPGPWQPSISFTLRPPPAEEPPIAKNLPALQQICEEEEEEEEEEEEEEEEEEEEEEEVVVDCVLAKEGEWFVAQPERIAEEMSDGADNQKCRKEEQEEELGGLVEIVEEEGEQEEQEEVDLEKEDSGCVISDQPVSHGDIPVTQTPDVPPSSLPALGVPCCRTPPDATGPVEGRDEEMEPNNNTDKPPPLLPESPAPAVPASPTGLALNEEESQNAERGEKTEEGGGREDPPADRPQPHSVPGKRHSIKLRERLFQFPLCEKALAFNIPTHNKPKILPLAQYNCCHVL